From the genome of Mycetocola spongiae, one region includes:
- a CDS encoding ROK family transcriptional regulator — MSTTSPTTAPTGREALRRIRVEAVCSTLLAESPLSRTDLARHTGYSQSAVTGIVQELIEAGYVREAGQTESTGGRRSTLIELDRAALTVAVVGLRGETVWAALIDLTAAEVARVERPFNAALPVESTIECLSELLAGAAIPPTHIVVSVSGVVAADGSLSLAPAFARAPGVRLAAAIEERVGIHTTVENDVNLIAHGERIAGAGIGQDDLVLVHIGEGLGATIIIGGRVLAGATRSAGEIGFLPEDLDGAEHGDRGEFEKRWSTPGLLENAARAGIKLDPERVIADLCAREDAASAALLDDAVRAWAFAAVVCICVVNPGSVIFSGEAGDLGDAARATLRRRVDAGAPSPTQVSFASLGNASILHGAIATVLADPVVLFSALAE; from the coding sequence ATGTCGACGACGTCACCCACCACCGCACCCACCGGACGCGAGGCCCTGCGCCGCATTCGGGTGGAGGCCGTGTGCTCCACGCTGCTGGCCGAGAGCCCGCTCTCGCGCACCGATCTTGCCCGCCACACCGGTTATAGCCAGTCGGCCGTGACCGGCATCGTGCAGGAGCTCATCGAAGCCGGCTATGTGCGCGAGGCGGGCCAGACCGAATCCACCGGCGGCCGCCGCAGCACCCTGATTGAACTGGACCGCGCCGCGCTGACCGTGGCCGTGGTGGGCCTGCGCGGGGAAACCGTCTGGGCCGCCCTGATCGACCTGACCGCCGCCGAGGTGGCCCGCGTCGAGCGGCCGTTTAACGCCGCCCTGCCCGTGGAGAGCACCATCGAGTGCCTCTCCGAGCTGCTCGCCGGCGCGGCGATCCCGCCCACCCATATTGTGGTCTCGGTATCCGGCGTGGTGGCCGCGGATGGCTCGCTGAGCCTCGCACCCGCCTTCGCCCGGGCACCCGGGGTGCGGCTGGCCGCGGCGATCGAGGAGCGCGTGGGTATCCATACCACCGTGGAAAACGACGTTAACCTGATCGCCCACGGGGAGCGCATCGCCGGCGCCGGAATCGGCCAGGACGATCTGGTCCTGGTGCATATCGGCGAGGGCCTGGGAGCCACGATCATCATCGGCGGCCGGGTCTTGGCCGGAGCCACCCGCTCGGCCGGAGAAATCGGATTCCTGCCCGAGGACCTGGACGGCGCCGAGCACGGCGACCGCGGGGAGTTTGAAAAACGCTGGAGCACCCCCGGCCTCCTCGAAAACGCCGCGCGGGCAGGGATCAAGCTTGACCCCGAGCGTGTGATCGCCGATCTCTGTGCCCGCGAGGACGCCGCCTCGGCGGCGCTCCTGGACGACGCGGTGCGCGCGTGGGCCTTCGCCGCCGTGGTCTGCATCTGCGTGGTTAACCCCGGCAGTGTCATTTTTTCCGGCGAGGCGGGGGACCTGGGCGATGCCGCCCGGGCCACCCTGCGTCGCCGCGTGGACGCGGGAGCCCCCTCGCCCACCCAGGTAAGTTTCGCCTCGCTCGGAAACGCCTCGATCCTGCACGGGGCCATCGCCACCGTGCTCGCGGATCCCGTCGTGCTTTTTTCCGCGCTGGCCGAATAA
- the ftsR gene encoding transcriptional regulator FtsR: MSARAAQGAASPAASLLSIGQVLARLSGDFPDLSNSKLRFLEERGLVTPERTKSGYRKFSPADVERLRLILSLQRDHYLPLKVIRGYLADLDAGVTPVIPGVGATILPGVRRYTREEILSETGASSTLFSEAVSAGLIAPGESFGEDALSMAAALVGLQSQGIEPRHLRGFHTQVEREMSLIERALIPLNARKDAASRAKAAEQSAEIASQFDVVRTTLLRAALDRITR, encoded by the coding sequence GTGTCGGCTCGCGCGGCGCAGGGTGCGGCCTCCCCGGCCGCGAGTCTGCTCTCGATCGGGCAGGTCTTGGCCAGGCTCTCCGGAGATTTCCCCGACCTGTCCAATTCAAAATTGCGTTTCCTCGAGGAGCGCGGCCTGGTCACGCCCGAGCGCACCAAATCCGGGTATCGGAAGTTTTCGCCGGCCGATGTGGAGCGGCTGCGGTTGATTCTCTCGCTGCAGCGCGACCACTATCTGCCGCTGAAGGTGATTCGTGGTTATCTGGCCGATCTTGATGCCGGGGTCACCCCGGTGATTCCCGGCGTCGGGGCCACCATCCTGCCGGGTGTGCGCCGCTATACCCGCGAGGAGATTCTCTCCGAGACGGGCGCCTCCAGCACCCTGTTTAGCGAGGCCGTGAGTGCTGGATTAATCGCGCCGGGTGAGAGCTTCGGCGAGGACGCCCTCTCGATGGCCGCCGCGCTGGTGGGGCTGCAGTCCCAGGGCATCGAGCCGCGACACCTGCGGGGTTTTCATACCCAGGTGGAGCGCGAGATGAGCCTGATTGAGCGCGCCCTGATTCCGCTCAACGCGCGCAAGGATGCCGCGAGCCGGGCCAAGGCCGCGGAGCAGAGCGCCGAGATTGCCTCGCAATTTGACGTGGTGCGCACCACCCTGTTGCGCGCCGCGCTCGACCGTATCACCCGCTAG
- a CDS encoding FHA domain-containing protein codes for MHEDKNPQTGSFLRQPASEQAAGERAVDATAAYSQDLGLAVSPIDREITAAEQDAINALPSGSALLIVRRGPNAGARFLLDADLATVGRHPNANVFLDDVTVSRRHAEFRRQGTRFELHDLNSLNGTYYAGERIDSVELYDGAEVQVGKFRLTFYPSRHDLFVPGDA; via the coding sequence ATTCATGAAGACAAGAATCCGCAAACGGGATCGTTTTTGCGCCAGCCCGCGAGTGAGCAGGCCGCCGGTGAGCGCGCCGTAGACGCCACCGCTGCCTATAGCCAGGATCTCGGGTTGGCCGTTTCGCCCATCGACCGCGAAATCACTGCCGCCGAGCAGGATGCAATCAACGCGCTGCCCTCGGGCTCCGCACTGCTGATCGTGCGTCGCGGCCCCAATGCCGGGGCTCGGTTCCTCCTGGATGCCGATCTGGCCACGGTGGGTCGCCACCCCAATGCCAATGTTTTTCTCGACGATGTCACGGTCTCCCGGCGCCACGCCGAGTTCCGCCGCCAGGGCACGCGATTTGAGCTGCACGATCTGAACTCCCTCAACGGCACGTATTATGCCGGTGAGCGCATCGATAGCGTGGAGCTCTACGACGGCGCCGAGGTGCAGGTGGGCAAGTTCCGCCTCACGTTCTATCCGTCGCGGCACGACCTGTTCGTTCCGGGCGACGCCTAA
- the pgsA gene encoding CDP-diacylglycerol--glycerol-3-phosphate 3-phosphatidyltransferase: protein MVDKAEDEVSDHILTLPNLLSFLRLALVPVFLVLLVEGHDLEALVILAISGITDFLDGYLARKLNQVSKLGKLLDPAADRLYILAALLGLAWREMIPWWLVVAILGRDVMLVGLGAVLARLKHPPLPVNWVGKWATACLFIGFPLLMLAAYLEKTPGVLHMIGLGIALIGAALYWWAGILYLIATVKISRQNRSDSEVGGSHEGPQSDRLNN from the coding sequence ATGGTAGATAAAGCAGAGGACGAGGTCTCCGACCACATCCTGACCCTGCCCAATCTGCTGAGCTTCCTCCGGCTCGCGCTGGTACCGGTATTCCTGGTCCTGCTCGTGGAGGGGCATGACCTTGAGGCGCTGGTGATCCTCGCCATCTCGGGGATCACCGATTTCCTGGACGGCTATCTGGCCCGAAAGCTCAACCAGGTCTCCAAGCTGGGTAAGCTCCTGGACCCCGCGGCCGACCGCCTGTATATTTTGGCGGCACTGCTTGGGCTCGCCTGGCGCGAGATGATCCCGTGGTGGCTCGTGGTGGCCATCCTCGGCCGCGATGTCATGCTGGTGGGACTGGGTGCCGTTTTGGCCCGGCTCAAGCATCCGCCGCTGCCCGTGAATTGGGTGGGAAAATGGGCCACCGCGTGCCTGTTTATCGGCTTCCCGCTGCTGATGCTCGCGGCATATCTGGAAAAGACGCCGGGCGTATTGCATATGATCGGCCTGGGTATTGCGCTCATCGGCGCGGCCCTGTACTGGTGGGCGGGGATTTTATATCTGATCGCCACCGTCAAAATCTCTCGCCAAAATCGGTCCGACAGCGAGGTCGGGGGGTCCCACGAGGGTCCCCAATCCGATAGGCTAAATAACTAG
- a CDS encoding fatty acid desaturase family protein: protein MSSEATLGAIRATTPRRADRTNITSSYSALLKTVRDEGLLGRKRLFYAVNLGVLTLALAGAVAGFILLGDSWFQLLIAGALGLIFTQFAFVAHEASHRQVLESGPANDRLGRFLAAGVVGISYSWWMTKHTRHHANPNTIGKDPDIDIDTISFIPEDAAKARGLLAMITRRQGYLFFPLLTLEGLNLHYRSLGTLFAKGKLPGRGAELTMIAIRLIGYVAVLFWFLPLGMAFAFIGVQMAVFGVYMGASFAPNHKGMPLIPAGVKVDFLSKQVLTSRNISGGMPMSIFMGGLNYQVEHHLFPSMPRPHLARAREIVIEYCRTHDVLYTETNLVNSYRIVIEYLNRVGLSARDPFDCPMMNDLRRR from the coding sequence ATGTCCTCCGAGGCTACCCTGGGCGCGATTCGCGCAACCACTCCCCGTCGTGCGGACCGCACGAATATCACCAGCAGCTATTCCGCGCTGCTGAAGACCGTGCGCGATGAGGGGCTCCTCGGGCGCAAGCGACTGTTCTACGCGGTGAACCTGGGCGTACTCACGCTCGCCCTCGCGGGGGCCGTGGCCGGGTTCATCCTGCTCGGCGATTCCTGGTTCCAGCTGTTGATCGCCGGGGCCCTGGGGCTGATTTTCACCCAGTTTGCCTTTGTGGCCCACGAGGCCTCGCACCGCCAGGTTCTGGAATCCGGCCCCGCGAATGACCGCCTCGGCCGCTTCCTGGCCGCCGGCGTGGTGGGCATCAGCTATTCCTGGTGGATGACCAAGCACACCCGCCACCACGCCAATCCGAATACCATCGGCAAGGACCCGGATATCGACATCGATACGATCTCGTTTATCCCGGAGGACGCCGCCAAGGCGCGCGGCCTGCTCGCGATGATTACCCGCCGCCAGGGCTATCTATTTTTCCCCCTGCTCACGCTGGAGGGCCTGAACCTGCACTATCGCTCGCTCGGCACGCTTTTTGCCAAGGGCAAGCTGCCCGGGCGTGGCGCGGAGCTCACGATGATCGCGATTCGCCTGATCGGTTATGTGGCCGTGCTGTTCTGGTTCCTGCCCCTCGGCATGGCCTTCGCGTTCATCGGCGTGCAGATGGCCGTATTTGGTGTGTATATGGGGGCCTCGTTTGCGCCGAACCATAAGGGAATGCCGCTGATCCCCGCCGGGGTTAAGGTGGACTTCCTGAGCAAGCAGGTTCTCACCTCGCGCAATATCTCCGGTGGAATGCCGATGAGCATCTTCATGGGTGGGCTGAACTACCAGGTGGAGCACCACCTGTTCCCGAGCATGCCGCGCCCGCACCTCGCGCGGGCCCGCGAGATTGTGATCGAATACTGCCGCACCCATGATGTGCTGTATACCGAGACCAATCTGGTGAACTCCTATCGCATCGTGATCGAGTATCTGAACCGGGTGGGTCTCTCGGCCCGCGACCCGTTCGACTGCCCGATGATGAACGATCTGCGCCGCCGCTAA
- a CDS encoding cold-shock protein produces the protein MATGTVKWFNAEKGFGFITPDDGSADVFAHYSAIASSGFRSLDENQRVEFETVTGPKGLQAENIRGV, from the coding sequence ATGGCTACTGGTACCGTAAAGTGGTTCAACGCTGAAAAGGGCTTCGGCTTCATCACCCCCGACGACGGCTCCGCCGACGTCTTCGCTCACTACTCTGCTATCGCCAGCAGCGGCTTCCGCTCGCTCGACGAGAACCAGCGCGTTGAGTTCGAGACCGTCACCGGTCCGAAGGGCCTGCAGGCCGAGAACATCCGCGGCGTCTAA
- a CDS encoding RNA-binding S4 domain-containing protein has protein sequence MSESGSVRLDSWLWAVRRYKTRSQATTACRAGHVRVNGDPVKPSTRLKIGDEVRVRVAGFDSILEVTGLITKRVGAPAAALAALDKTPPRPSKLDTAAPIYRDRGAGRPTKRERRELDALRGYDRLPMPEQD, from the coding sequence ATGAGCGAGAGTGGATCGGTACGACTGGACAGCTGGCTCTGGGCCGTGCGACGTTATAAAACCCGCTCCCAGGCCACCACCGCCTGCCGCGCGGGCCATGTGCGCGTGAACGGCGATCCGGTGAAGCCCTCCACCCGGCTCAAGATCGGCGATGAGGTGCGGGTGCGGGTTGCGGGCTTTGACTCGATCCTTGAGGTCACCGGCCTGATCACAAAGCGTGTGGGTGCCCCGGCCGCCGCCCTCGCGGCCCTGGATAAAACTCCCCCGCGCCCCAGCAAGCTGGATACCGCGGCCCCCATCTATCGCGATCGTGGCGCCGGACGCCCCACCAAGCGGGAGCGGCGCGAGCTTGATGCGCTGCGCGGCTACGATCGCCTGCCGATGCCCGAACAGGACTAA
- a CDS encoding GolD/DthD family dehydrogenase — MTQEFEGRTAIVTGAASGIGLAVATYLAERGARIAGVDLGAGLEDAMAALPGTGHLALMRDLTAPRAADDVVSAVVAETGRLDILVNSAGVVKLAKAVDLSDEAWDMTIAVNLTASFKMARAAGAVMTAAGYGRVINLASQASVVGIDEHVAYCASKSGILGMTRVLALEWGGAGVTVNAVSPTVVETPLGKLAWAGEKGERHRAEIPVGRFAQPEEIAAMIAYLAGTEAAMVTGQNLVIDGGFTIV, encoded by the coding sequence ATGACACAGGAATTTGAGGGCCGGACGGCCATCGTCACCGGCGCGGCAAGCGGAATTGGCCTCGCGGTCGCCACCTATCTGGCCGAGCGCGGCGCCCGCATCGCGGGTGTGGATCTGGGCGCCGGTCTCGAGGACGCCATGGCGGCGCTTCCGGGCACGGGACACCTCGCGCTGATGCGGGATCTGACCGCGCCGCGCGCCGCCGATGACGTGGTCAGTGCCGTGGTGGCCGAGACCGGGCGGCTGGATATCCTCGTGAACTCCGCGGGCGTGGTGAAGCTGGCCAAGGCCGTGGACCTGAGTGATGAGGCCTGGGATATGACCATCGCCGTGAACCTCACCGCGAGCTTTAAAATGGCTCGCGCGGCCGGTGCCGTGATGACCGCCGCGGGTTATGGGCGCGTGATTAATCTCGCCTCCCAGGCCAGCGTGGTGGGCATCGATGAGCACGTCGCCTATTGCGCGAGCAAGTCCGGCATCCTCGGGATGACCCGCGTGCTGGCGCTGGAATGGGGCGGCGCGGGTGTGACCGTTAACGCCGTCTCGCCCACCGTGGTGGAGACCCCGCTGGGCAAGCTGGCCTGGGCCGGGGAAAAGGGCGAGCGTCACCGCGCCGAGATTCCCGTGGGACGCTTTGCCCAGCCCGAGGAGATTGCCGCGATGATCGCCTATCTGGCGGGAACCGAGGCGGCCATGGTCACCGGGCAGAACCTGGTGATTGACGGTGGTTTCACCATCGTCTAA
- a CDS encoding dihydroxyacetone kinase family protein, whose translation MTTLFNDPADFAEDQFEGFLNLYSDRLRGVPGGAVAHRERGAQPQVAVVIGGGSGHYPAFCGLVGPGFATGAVVGNIFTSPSAAHVYSVAKAADQGRGVVLSFGNYAGDNMNFGIAATRLRAEGIDVRIVVVTDDIASASEENKRRGIAGDFTVFKALGAAAARGLDLDEVERLGNLANARTRTLGVAFSGCTMPGAEHPLFGVPEGHLGLGLGIHGEPGIRDEPLPSARDLATLLVGDVLAAAPANPGNRVGVIVNGLGTTKYEELFLLWASIAPLLAEAGLEVVDAEVGELVTSLDMGGCSLTLLWLDDELEPLWRADAYAPAYRKQAAPVAALIIPEPGAIAEADSVEIPAASAASLALAPAAVGALATVSTTLHTHEVRLGEIDAVAGDGDHGRGMVKGIDAALVAARAAAEAGGGVAYVIRAAGRAWAEFAGGTSGVLWGAALEGFAAALGDDREHYGAAELAAAVTGFESAILELGGARPGDKTLVDALVPFAAELRSRITAGEPAGAAWVAAAQVATAAAADTAPLRPRLGRARPLAEKSVGTPDAGATSLALIVTDLARTAGTENN comes from the coding sequence ATGACCACCCTGTTTAATGACCCCGCGGATTTTGCCGAAGATCAGTTTGAGGGCTTCCTGAATCTGTATTCGGACCGCCTGCGCGGGGTCCCCGGCGGAGCCGTGGCACACCGCGAGCGGGGTGCGCAGCCGCAGGTGGCCGTGGTGATCGGTGGCGGCTCGGGACACTATCCAGCCTTCTGTGGCCTGGTTGGTCCCGGGTTTGCCACCGGTGCGGTGGTGGGAAATATCTTCACCTCACCCTCCGCGGCCCACGTCTATTCGGTGGCCAAGGCCGCCGATCAGGGCCGCGGAGTGGTGCTGAGCTTCGGCAATTACGCCGGAGATAATATGAACTTTGGCATCGCCGCCACGCGCCTGCGCGCCGAGGGAATCGACGTGCGCATCGTGGTCGTCACCGATGACATCGCCTCGGCCTCCGAGGAGAATAAGCGCCGCGGCATCGCGGGAGACTTCACGGTGTTTAAGGCGCTGGGTGCGGCCGCGGCCCGCGGGCTGGACCTGGACGAGGTCGAGCGGCTGGGAAACCTCGCGAATGCGCGCACCCGCACGCTCGGCGTGGCCTTCTCGGGATGCACCATGCCCGGCGCGGAACACCCGCTCTTTGGCGTCCCCGAGGGACACCTCGGGCTGGGGCTGGGCATCCATGGTGAGCCCGGCATTCGTGATGAGCCGCTGCCCAGCGCCCGCGACCTCGCCACGCTGCTGGTGGGCGATGTGCTCGCGGCGGCCCCCGCCAATCCGGGCAACCGGGTGGGCGTGATCGTGAACGGGCTGGGCACCACCAAATACGAGGAGCTTTTCCTGCTCTGGGCCAGTATCGCCCCGCTCCTGGCCGAGGCCGGCCTGGAGGTGGTGGACGCCGAGGTGGGTGAGCTGGTGACCAGCCTGGACATGGGCGGATGCTCGCTGACGCTGCTGTGGCTGGACGATGAGCTGGAACCGCTCTGGCGCGCGGATGCCTATGCCCCCGCGTATCGGAAGCAGGCGGCCCCCGTGGCCGCACTGATTATCCCCGAGCCCGGGGCGATTGCCGAGGCCGATAGCGTGGAGATTCCCGCGGCCTCGGCCGCGTCCCTCGCGCTGGCCCCGGCCGCCGTGGGCGCGCTGGCCACCGTCTCCACCACCCTGCACACCCACGAGGTGCGCCTGGGCGAGATCGACGCGGTGGCCGGGGACGGCGATCACGGACGCGGAATGGTGAAGGGCATCGACGCGGCACTCGTGGCCGCCCGCGCGGCGGCCGAGGCCGGCGGCGGCGTGGCCTATGTGATCCGCGCCGCCGGACGGGCCTGGGCGGAGTTTGCCGGAGGCACCTCGGGAGTGCTGTGGGGTGCGGCGCTGGAGGGCTTCGCCGCCGCACTGGGCGATGACCGTGAGCACTATGGCGCGGCCGAGCTGGCGGCGGCCGTGACCGGCTTTGAGTCCGCGATCCTCGAGCTGGGTGGGGCCCGCCCGGGGGATAAAACCCTCGTGGACGCGCTGGTGCCCTTCGCCGCCGAGCTGCGCTCGCGCATCACCGCGGGCGAGCCCGCCGGCGCGGCCTGGGTCGCCGCCGCCCAGGTGGCCACCGCCGCGGCCGCGGATACCGCACCGCTGCGGCCCCGCCTGGGGCGCGCGCGCCCGCTGGCCGAGAAGAGCGTGGGTACCCCGGATGCCGGAGCGACCTCGCTCGCCCTGATCGTGACCGATCTGGCCCGCACCGCGGGCACGGAAAATAACTAG
- a CDS encoding substrate-binding domain-containing protein, which produces MTTRVLSGIALSAASVLVLSGCGAGDTSASGDGDSVTIGVTVYDMSSFITQGKEGMEAYAKANNIKLLWNSANLDVATQATQVDQYINQKVDAILINPVQADSLSPQVNAAKNAGIPVIDVNTSLSGVTLDGSVQPDDVAAGEQEAQMMVDALGGTGKVVILEGPLGGSSQIDRGKGIDNVLAKNPGIEVLAKDTANWKRDESVNKMKNWISAFGDEIDGVISQNDDMGLGAVQALKESGKTGVKVVGIDGIEDGLNAVKNGEFIGTSLQHGTVEMAAGLAVAAKIARGEKVTDTPRYIMPAISKDNVEVALKNVVTERAEFLKTLPKLIDDNLASGNIAYEGLPGQTK; this is translated from the coding sequence ATGACGACACGGGTCCTCTCCGGAATCGCCCTCTCCGCCGCGAGTGTGCTGGTCCTCTCCGGTTGCGGCGCGGGGGATACCTCCGCCTCGGGTGATGGTGATTCCGTCACGATCGGTGTGACCGTCTACGATATGTCCTCGTTTATCACCCAGGGCAAGGAGGGCATGGAGGCCTACGCCAAGGCCAATAACATCAAGCTGCTCTGGAACTCCGCCAACCTTGATGTGGCCACCCAGGCCACGCAGGTGGATCAGTATATTAACCAGAAGGTTGACGCGATCCTGATCAACCCGGTGCAGGCCGATTCGCTCAGCCCGCAGGTGAACGCCGCCAAGAACGCCGGAATCCCGGTAATTGACGTGAATACCTCGCTCTCGGGCGTGACCCTCGACGGCAGCGTGCAGCCCGATGACGTGGCCGCGGGCGAGCAGGAGGCCCAGATGATGGTGGACGCCCTGGGCGGCACCGGCAAGGTTGTCATCCTGGAGGGCCCCCTCGGTGGATCCTCGCAGATCGACCGCGGCAAGGGCATCGATAACGTCCTCGCCAAGAACCCCGGCATCGAGGTCCTGGCCAAGGACACCGCCAACTGGAAGCGCGATGAGTCGGTTAATAAGATGAAAAACTGGATCTCCGCCTTCGGCGATGAGATCGACGGCGTCATCTCGCAGAACGACGACATGGGCCTCGGCGCCGTGCAGGCGCTGAAGGAGTCGGGTAAGACCGGCGTGAAGGTGGTTGGCATCGACGGTATCGAGGACGGCCTGAACGCCGTGAAGAACGGCGAGTTCATCGGTACCTCCCTCCAGCACGGCACCGTGGAGATGGCGGCCGGACTGGCCGTGGCCGCCAAGATCGCCCGCGGCGAGAAGGTCACCGATACCCCGCGTTACATCATGCCCGCAATCAGCAAGGACAACGTTGAGGTGGCCCTCAAGAACGTCGTGACCGAGCGTGCCGAGTTCCTCAAGACGCTGCCCAAGCTGATCGACGACAACCTCGCCTCGGGCAATATCGCCTATGAGGGTCTGCCGGGTCAGACCAAGTAA
- a CDS encoding ABC transporter permease has product MTTNATASATKPRFGWKNIQDLAVRHAMVVVMLVVVCFFLYKSARFGTADNMVTILIAAAPFALIALGQTLVILTGGIDLSVGSVIAASAMAAAFTAKANPENLWLPMLVAVVVGLLAGSINGFVVSRMNVPPFIATLGMLTLASGFAYVIGGGAPINGLPASFGTIANTEVLGVKIPVILMFLAIIGLAVIMKRTSYGMRVYAVGGNRMAAEIAGVKSKNILFSAYAISGLLAGISGLVLASRVISGAPNLGQGYELDAIAAVVIGGASLMGGRGSIWGTAIGLLLIQTLNNGLDLLLVPSYWQNVIKGILIVAAVAIDIWASKRKTS; this is encoded by the coding sequence ATGACCACTAACGCCACGGCCTCCGCCACTAAGCCCAGGTTTGGCTGGAAGAATATCCAGGACCTCGCCGTGCGTCACGCCATGGTGGTCGTGATGCTGGTGGTGGTGTGTTTCTTCCTCTATAAGAGCGCGCGCTTCGGCACCGCCGATAATATGGTCACGATCCTGATCGCCGCCGCGCCCTTTGCGCTGATCGCACTCGGTCAGACCCTCGTGATCCTCACGGGAGGTATCGACCTCTCGGTGGGTAGCGTGATCGCCGCCAGCGCGATGGCCGCGGCCTTCACCGCCAAGGCCAACCCGGAAAACCTCTGGCTGCCAATGCTGGTCGCCGTGGTGGTGGGCCTGCTCGCGGGCTCGATTAACGGATTTGTGGTCAGCCGGATGAACGTGCCACCGTTTATTGCCACACTCGGTATGCTCACGCTGGCCTCCGGATTTGCCTATGTCATCGGTGGGGGAGCCCCCATCAACGGCCTTCCCGCCTCGTTTGGCACGATCGCCAATACCGAGGTGCTGGGCGTGAAGATCCCCGTGATCCTGATGTTCCTCGCCATCATCGGCCTCGCCGTGATCATGAAGCGCACATCCTATGGAATGCGCGTTTATGCCGTGGGTGGCAACCGGATGGCCGCCGAGATCGCCGGAGTGAAGTCCAAAAACATCTTGTTCAGCGCCTACGCCATCAGCGGCCTGCTCGCCGGTATCTCCGGCCTTGTGCTCGCCTCGCGCGTGATCTCCGGTGCACCCAACCTCGGCCAGGGCTATGAGCTTGACGCGATCGCCGCCGTGGTGATCGGTGGCGCGAGCCTCATGGGTGGGCGCGGCAGCATCTGGGGCACCGCGATCGGTCTGCTCCTGATCCAGACCCTGAATAACGGTCTCGACCTGCTGTTGGTGCCGAGCTACTGGCAGAACGTGATTAAGGGAATCCTGATCGTGGCCGCCGTGGCCATCGATATCTGGGCCTCCAAGCGTAAAACCTCCTAA